A window of Fusarium fujikuroi IMI 58289 draft genome, chromosome FFUJ_chr10 genomic DNA:
AACCGGTCCCTTCACTGATGCCATCCACCAAATGGACGATCCCTCTCGCAAGCCCATTGTCGCTCCCGCTTCAGGCGTGCACATCATGCTTCCCAAGGAGATCTGCCCCAAcggccttggtcttctcgacGCTGCTACCTCAGACGGTCGCGTCATCTTTGTTCTTCCCTGGCAGGGCTACACCCTCGCTGGCACCACCGACAACCCATGCGAAGTTGAGGCTGCACCTGTTGCTCAACAGCAGGATGTTGACTTTATCCTCAAGGAAGTCAGCAAGCTTCTAACACCTGAGTCTGTTCTTTCACGCAAGGACGTCCTCGCTGCTTGGTCTGGTAAGTCGCATCATCTCTATTGACCTGACCCGAACACTTCTAACACTTCACAGGCATTCGACCTCTCGTCAAGAACCCCAACGCCAAGAACACCGAGTCCCTCGTCCGAagccatctcatcaccacctctCCCTCTGGTCTCCTCACCTGCGCTGGTGGTAAGTGGACCACCTACCGTGAAATGGCCGAGGATACCGTCAAcgaggccatcaagctcttcgaCCTCAAGCCCCAGGCCGTGGCTCTTCCCGACATCAGCGGTGCCGGCGCTTCCGGCTTCACCACCCGCGGCGTCTGCTGCACGCGCAACGTGCCTCTTATTGGCGCCCACGGATACTCCACATCTCTCGCCTCTCAATTGATGGAGGTCTACAACATCGACGCTGACATCGCTGACCATCTCGCTCACAACTACGGTGATCGCGCTTGGACTCTTCTCTCGATCTCCCCGGCCCTCAACAcccgtctcgtctcgtctcttcCCTTTATCGAGGCTGAGGTCTCTCACGGCATTCGCTCCGAAGCCGCTTGCACCATCCCTGACATCATCGCCCGCCGCACCCGTCTCTCATTCCTCGACTCCCACAAGGCCCTTGAGGCTCTTCCCCGCGTTCTCGACATCGCGTCCGCTGAGCTCCAATGGAGTGCTGCCCGCaaggagcaggagaaggCTGACGCCATCAAGTTCCTCGCCTCTATGGGTCTTGAGCAGCAGACCGATGCGCCCGTACAGGCCTCccaggaggagaagatgccTGCGCGCAGCATTGAGCACTCACCCCGACCTCCCCGCGTCGGTGGTCTTGATGTCGACCTGAACGGTCTTGGTGGCACCGGCTCTTACAGCAAGACCCGCGACGACTAAATGAGCATTTATTTCATTTTTAGAAGCAGCATGTAGCATATAGAGATTCCCGGCATTGGTTGTGTTATACTTATACTAAAAGCATGGCGCTTAGATGCAGGATTAGGCTGGAACTGGACAAGGCGTCACGGATTTCCTTGGTTgataactatatattttaatgaACTTTCAtgaccatcttcatcctcattcaTCTCCCCAAGCTATATGCCTCTGGCATTGTAGTCTATTCATCCACGGGTTGGCCACTTCTACATGTACACTCGAGTTAATTCCTACATGTCCGCTGATCTATGGAGATTGTCTCCGCAATCAAATCCTGTTTAGAAAATCCCCATCGGATCGTCGATGATTTCCTGCATCTCCATAAAATGAGGCTCCATTACATCAGGACCCATCTGGAGCCCCAGACTAAAGATGCATCGTGACCTGGAGATGAATGACGTAGCATTTCCGTTACTGCGGGCCTTGTACGTAAAATGCGTGATCCTACAAGTGACTGAGATCGCACAATGGCAGCAACTAGGAGAGGCTGTACGCCGAATTGGAAcgccttgagcatcttggCTAGTTGAGCCGTGACATCATTGAAATCATTTGGAATAGCCTAGATAACAAGGTTGAACGTGAGCTCACGAGCATTTGAGACGTCGAGGCCCGCAGCGCGCTGTTTCCGCTGGTCATAATCACTCTGCAAAAGGTTCTTGATGCACGGTTCAAACGCTTCTGATGGATTGTTGGTATAATCTATATGGAACTGCATATCCAAGGCCCGATCATCGGTTTGTTTATTCATCTCGATAGGTATTACTTGGGTCGTTCCAGGGTGTAGTTgactcttgctgctgctgaaaGGTTAGCTTATCGAAGGCCGCGAGGGAATTTGCCTCGACTCACCACTACCACCGGCGGGCTCAGGCTCGAAAAGTCCAGGCGTAGCGACAACTAATAATGAACTTGATGCTGTGATGCAGATTGTGTTGTCAAGCGTCCCAGGCTGCATCTGCGATCACGAGCATTGGCCAGAGTTTCCCGGTCCGGGATGCCAAAAGGAGGCCCAAGCCTGTTTCGAGGGTCTTGCCGTCCATTAAGGAC
This region includes:
- a CDS encoding related to glycerol-3-phosphate dehydrogenase precursor, with protein sequence MQQRLRSLKRPLLLAAAATTTVTLGGAYYASRSKTHIVDKPLVPVKRDDKNRIVPPTFSATKTRASQLAELRRSGEDTEYDLLIIGGGATGTGIAVDAITRGLKVALVERDDFSSGTSSKSTKLVHGGVRYLEKAVWNLDYGQLQLVMEALRERKTFLNIAPHLSSSLPILLPLQKWWEAPYFWAGTKAYDLLAGSQGLESSYYMSKNKALEAFPLLRRENMVGALVYYDGQHNDSRMNVALALTASHYGATVLNHVEVTGLEKDANGKIMGAQVRDVLASKNGDAAAAQPFKVRAKGVVNATGPFTDAIHQMDDPSRKPIVAPASGVHIMLPKEICPNGLGLLDAATSDGRVIFVLPWQGYTLAGTTDNPCEVEAAPVAQQQDVDFILKEVSKLLTPESVLSRKDVLAAWSGIRPLVKNPNAKNTESLVRSHLITTSPSGLLTCAGGKWTTYREMAEDTVNEAIKLFDLKPQAVALPDISGAGASGFTTRGVCCTRNVPLIGAHGYSTSLASQLMEVYNIDADIADHLAHNYGDRAWTLLSISPALNTRLVSSLPFIEAEVSHGIRSEAACTIPDIIARRTRLSFLDSHKALEALPRVLDIASAELQWSAARKEQEKADAIKFLASMGLEQQTDAPVQASQEEKMPARSIEHSPRPPRVGGLDVDLNGLGGTGSYSKTRDD